A genomic segment from Campylobacter concisus encodes:
- the pheS gene encoding phenylalanine--tRNA ligase subunit alpha, with translation MQDFVNKIKNEISTLDDLEKVRVEIFGKKGILAQGFAKLKELGEDEKKEFAANLNKQRDELGALIEAKKAELSEQEIDNKMKKEAADITLFNEPVASGALHPVMATMDKIIEYFLALNFSLETGPLIEDDFHNFEALNLPKYHPARDMQDTFYLDDFRLLRTHTSPVQVRTMLNQKPPIRMIAPGTVFRRDMDLTHTPMFHQVEGLVVEDAEKVSFANLKSMLEGFLKHMFGDVEVRFRPSFFPFTEPSAEVDISCIFCHGKGCRVCKQTTWLEVLGCGVVDPNVFKAVGYKNVSGYAFGLGVERFAMLLHRVPDLRSLFEGDLRLLEQFK, from the coding sequence TTGCAAGATTTCGTTAATAAAATCAAAAATGAAATTTCAACGCTTGACGATCTTGAGAAGGTCAGGGTAGAAATTTTTGGCAAAAAGGGCATCTTGGCGCAAGGTTTTGCAAAGCTAAAAGAGCTTGGTGAAGATGAGAAAAAGGAATTTGCAGCAAATTTAAACAAGCAAAGAGATGAACTTGGCGCGCTAATAGAAGCTAAAAAAGCTGAGCTTAGCGAGCAAGAGATAGATAACAAGATGAAAAAAGAAGCCGCTGATATCACGCTATTTAATGAGCCTGTTGCTAGTGGGGCACTTCATCCTGTGATGGCTACGATGGATAAGATAATTGAATACTTTTTGGCTCTAAATTTCTCGCTCGAGACTGGACCATTGATAGAAGATGATTTTCACAACTTTGAAGCGCTAAATTTACCAAAATACCACCCAGCAAGGGATATGCAAGATACATTTTACCTAGATGATTTTAGACTTTTAAGGACGCATACGAGTCCAGTTCAGGTGCGAACTATGCTAAATCAAAAGCCGCCTATTCGTATGATAGCGCCTGGCACGGTCTTTAGACGTGATATGGATTTAACACATACACCGATGTTTCACCAGGTTGAGGGCCTCGTGGTAGAGGATGCTGAGAAAGTTAGCTTTGCAAATTTAAAATCAATGCTTGAGGGCTTTTTAAAGCACATGTTTGGCGACGTTGAAGTGCGTTTTCGCCCTAGCTTCTTTCCATTTACGGAGCCTAGCGCAGAGGTTGATATTAGTTGTATATTTTGCCATGGCAAGGGCTGCAGAGTGTGCAAGCAGACTACTTGGCTTGAGGTACTTGGATGCGGAGTCGTTGATCCAAATGTATTTAAGGCAGTTGGCTATAAAAATGTAAGTGGATACGCCTTTGGCCTTGGCGTTGAGAGATTTGCGATGTTGCTTCATAGAGTGCCTGATCTAAGGTCGCTTTTTGAGGGAGATTTAAGATTGTTGGAGCAGTTTAAATGA
- the argH gene encoding argininosuccinate lyase, translating into MKKDKNAHKKMWEGRFSEASSKLLEEFNASINFDKNFFEEDIAGSKAHAKMLGVCGILKKDESEAIIKGLDEVLAEIRAGKFAFKIEDEDIHMAVEKRLSQIIGAELGGRLHTARSRNDQVALDFKFYVLKKNLEISSCIKELIATLTNLAKNHKDTLMPGYTHLQHAQPVSLSYHLLAYAFMFKRDFERFVSSYERNNLSPLGSAALAGTPHKIDRTIVASELGFAGCTQNAMDSVSDRDFALEILFNISVFMTHASRLCEELILWSSQEFGFVSISDAYSTGSSIMPQKKNPDVAELIRGKTGRVNGNLVALLTTMKGLPLAYNKDMQEDKEGVFDSVSTILSSATILNEMIKTAKFNEKNMLKATKTGHLSATDLADYLVREKNIPFRTAHFITGKAVAKAESLGLDLSELNEEQLKSVDENLDANAIKFLDLYASKEARTSKGGTANKSVDEQIEILDYWLKKKEL; encoded by the coding sequence ATGAAAAAAGATAAAAACGCACATAAAAAGATGTGGGAGGGCAGATTTAGCGAGGCTAGCTCGAAGCTACTTGAGGAATTTAATGCCTCTATAAATTTTGATAAAAATTTTTTTGAAGAGGATATCGCTGGAAGTAAGGCTCACGCAAAGATGCTTGGGGTTTGTGGAATTTTGAAAAAAGATGAGTCAGAGGCGATTATAAAGGGGCTTGATGAGGTTTTAGCTGAGATAAGGGCTGGTAAATTTGCTTTTAAGATAGAGGATGAGGATATCCACATGGCGGTTGAAAAGCGTCTTAGCCAGATCATCGGCGCCGAGCTTGGTGGCAGACTGCACACAGCTAGAAGTAGAAATGACCAAGTTGCGCTTGATTTTAAATTTTATGTTTTGAAGAAAAATTTAGAAATTTCTTCATGTATAAAAGAGCTCATCGCCACGCTTACAAATTTGGCAAAAAACCACAAAGATACGCTAATGCCAGGCTACACACATCTTCAGCACGCTCAGCCAGTAAGTCTTAGCTATCACTTGCTAGCATATGCATTTATGTTTAAAAGAGATTTTGAGCGTTTTGTTAGCTCATATGAGCGAAACAACCTAAGTCCGCTTGGTTCAGCAGCCCTTGCAGGCACTCCTCATAAGATAGATAGAACTATCGTTGCAAGTGAGCTTGGCTTTGCAGGCTGCACGCAAAATGCGATGGATAGCGTGAGTGACCGTGATTTTGCGCTGGAAATTTTATTTAACATTAGCGTTTTTATGACGCACGCTTCTAGGCTTTGTGAGGAGCTCATACTTTGGAGCTCGCAGGAATTTGGCTTTGTAAGCATTAGTGACGCTTATAGCACGGGCAGTTCCATAATGCCACAGAAGAAAAATCCAGACGTAGCCGAACTCATACGCGGTAAAACTGGGCGCGTAAATGGAAATTTAGTAGCGCTACTAACTACGATGAAAGGTCTGCCACTTGCTTATAATAAAGATATGCAAGAAGATAAAGAGGGCGTGTTTGACAGCGTCTCAACCATTTTAAGCTCGGCTACTATCCTAAATGAGATGATAAAAACGGCTAAATTTAATGAAAAAAACATGTTAAAAGCGACAAAAACAGGGCATCTAAGTGCCACTGATTTGGCAGACTATCTAGTGCGTGAAAAAAATATCCCATTTAGAACGGCGCATTTTATCACAGGCAAAGCTGTCGCAAAGGCTGAGAGTTTGGGACTTGATTTAAGTGAATTAAACGAAGAGCAGCTAAAAAGTGTGGATGAAAATTTAGATGCAAATGCTATTAAATTTTTAGATCTTTACGCTTCAAAAGAGGCACGCACTTCAAAAGGCGGTACGGCAAATAAAAGCGTTGATGAGCAGATAGAAATTTTAGACTACTGGCTTAAGAAAAAAGAGTTATAA
- the aroA gene encoding 3-phosphoshikimate 1-carboxyvinyltransferase, producing MRIYPLEKSLNLTINDIAADKSISHRCAIFSLLSDKPSRIRNYLRAGDTLNTLKIVELLGAKVEDNGFEITITPPQKIKEPNEILECGNSGTAMRLFMGLLAVQDGFFVLSGDRYLNSRPMARIAKPLNDMGAKIDGANNASNAPLCIRGTKFERFSFESKIASAQVKSALLLAALYSNGCKFSEPELSRDHTERMLAGMGADIKRDGLEIKLEPMKASLAPLDIDVPNDPSSAFFFAVAALIIPDSHIILKNILLNKTRIEAYKILEKMGAEIKFYKTSSKYEDIGDIEVKYSPNLKGVEVSENISWLIDEAPALAIAFACAKGQSKLINAKELRVKESDRITVTINALKQCGVDASELEDGFIINGSEAKFAKIDSHGDHRIAMSFAVLGLKCGMQIEKSEFIATSFPNFAEILKKMGARVED from the coding sequence ATGAGAATTTATCCATTAGAAAAAAGTCTAAATTTAACTATCAACGATATTGCAGCGGATAAATCAATATCGCATAGATGTGCGATTTTTTCGCTTTTGAGTGATAAGCCATCTCGCATTAGAAACTATCTAAGAGCAGGCGACACGCTAAATACCCTAAAAATAGTCGAGCTTTTAGGCGCAAAAGTTGAGGACAATGGTTTCGAAATAACAATCACACCGCCGCAAAAGATAAAAGAGCCAAATGAAATTTTAGAGTGTGGCAACTCAGGCACAGCGATGAGGCTTTTTATGGGATTACTAGCCGTACAGGATGGCTTTTTCGTACTAAGTGGCGATAGATATTTAAACTCACGTCCAATGGCTAGAATAGCAAAACCTCTAAACGATATGGGTGCAAAGATAGATGGTGCAAACAACGCAAGCAACGCTCCACTTTGCATAAGAGGGACGAAATTTGAAAGATTTAGTTTTGAAAGCAAGATTGCCTCAGCCCAGGTAAAAAGTGCGCTTTTGCTGGCAGCTCTTTACTCAAATGGCTGCAAATTTAGTGAGCCAGAACTAAGTAGGGATCATACTGAGCGCATGCTTGCTGGCATGGGAGCTGATATAAAGCGTGACGGCCTAGAGATCAAGCTAGAGCCGATGAAAGCCTCACTTGCGCCACTTGATATAGACGTACCAAATGATCCAAGCTCGGCATTTTTCTTTGCAGTCGCAGCACTTATCATTCCGGACTCGCATATTATTTTAAAAAATATCTTACTAAATAAAACTCGCATCGAAGCTTATAAAATTCTAGAAAAAATGGGAGCTGAGATAAAATTTTACAAAACTTCAAGCAAATATGAAGATATCGGTGATATCGAGGTCAAGTACTCACCAAATTTAAAAGGTGTAGAAGTTAGCGAAAATATCTCGTGGCTCATTGACGAAGCTCCAGCTTTAGCCATCGCATTTGCCTGCGCCAAAGGCCAAAGCAAGCTAATAAATGCAAAAGAGCTTCGTGTAAAAGAGAGCGATAGAATTACTGTCACGATAAATGCGCTAAAGCAGTGTGGTGTTGATGCTAGCGAGCTTGAAGATGGCTTTATCATAAATGGTTCAGAGGCTAAATTTGCCAAGATAGATAGTCACGGGGATCACAGGATTGCGATGAGTTTTGCTGTGCTTGGACTAAAGTGCGGCATGCAGATAGAAAAGAGCGAATTTATCGCCACTTCATTTCCAAATTTTGCTGAAATTTTAAAGAAAATGGGAGCTAGAGTTGAAGATTGA
- a CDS encoding CZB domain-containing protein: MKLNGYRGVLLNEFNKIQDVHECRFGKWYEKDVKNTLVKDAKILSSIAAHHENVHHGLEKAMVIFADKDKGNLPGVEILKDVENSSKVGFEELLEAIKAARK; this comes from the coding sequence ATGAAGCTAAATGGGTATAGAGGCGTGCTTTTAAATGAGTTTAATAAAATTCAAGATGTTCATGAGTGTAGATTTGGCAAATGGTATGAAAAAGATGTGAAAAATACTCTTGTAAAAGATGCCAAAATTCTCTCAAGTATCGCAGCTCATCATGAAAATGTTCATCATGGACTAGAAAAAGCGATGGTTATTTTTGCTGATAAAGACAAAGGAAATCTACCTGGCGTTGAAATATTAAAAGATGTTGAGAACTCAAGTAAAGTAGGTTTTGAAGAGTTACTTGAAGCTATAAAGGCTGCCAGAAAATAG
- a CDS encoding histidine triad nucleotide-binding protein: MTIFEKIVAGEIPCNKVLESEKFLAFNDINPKAPIHILIIPKKHYKNFQEMDPVLMGEMTKFIQEVATLMGVDKSGYRLITNCGENGGQEVMHLHFHLLGGAKLGWSEGVADPQSTF; encoded by the coding sequence ATGACCATATTTGAAAAGATCGTAGCTGGTGAAATCCCTTGCAACAAAGTACTTGAAAGCGAGAAATTTCTAGCTTTTAACGACATAAACCCAAAAGCACCGATCCACATCCTAATCATCCCAAAAAAACACTATAAAAATTTCCAAGAGATGGATCCGGTTTTAATGGGAGAGATGACAAAATTTATCCAAGAAGTAGCGACCTTAATGGGCGTTGATAAGAGCGGATACCGCCTCATAACAAACTGCGGTGAAAACGGTGGTCAAGAAGTTATGCATCTACATTTTCACCTGCTTGGCGGAGCGAAGCTTGGCTGGAGCGAAGGCGTAGCTGATCCACAAAGCACATTTTAA
- a CDS encoding heavy-metal-associated domain-containing protein, giving the protein MKTFEVNNIHCQNCANTIKNALEDDFGEIKVDLSKEPRQVSVDIKDGDVEKFKSEMADLGFDVIKEL; this is encoded by the coding sequence ATGAAAACATTTGAAGTAAACAATATCCACTGCCAAAACTGCGCAAACACTATAAAAAACGCACTTGAAGATGACTTTGGCGAGATAAAAGTCGATCTTAGCAAAGAGCCAAGACAAGTAAGCGTCGATATAAAAGATGGCGATGTAGAGAAATTTAAATCAGAAATGGCTGATCTTGGATTTGACGTTATAAAGGAGCTTTGA
- a CDS encoding GNAT family N-acetyltransferase: MIKNAQKQDAKICIKLLNLAMEDIAYKLSGYDDPIKSDEILEIFFKSETNRLSYKNVFVYKHNEEIIAAMCVYFGGDAEQLDIEILQHLKALGKDAQVEKECFDDEFYIDSIAVDENFRGQGLAKELIRYSFVKAKELGHKKVSLIVDTNKPKVRKFYESLGFKFNVKKIVNLHEYDHMIKEII; encoded by the coding sequence ATGATAAAAAATGCTCAAAAACAAGATGCAAAAATCTGCATAAAACTACTAAATTTAGCTATGGAGGACATCGCCTACAAGCTAAGTGGCTACGATGATCCTATTAAAAGTGATGAAATTTTAGAAATTTTTTTCAAAAGTGAGACAAATAGACTAAGCTATAAAAATGTCTTTGTTTATAAACATAACGAGGAAATTATCGCTGCTATGTGTGTATATTTTGGTGGCGACGCGGAACAACTTGATATAGAAATTTTGCAGCATTTAAAGGCGCTTGGCAAAGACGCCCAGGTAGAAAAAGAGTGTTTTGACGATGAGTTTTATATAGATAGTATCGCTGTTGATGAAAATTTTAGAGGCCAAGGGCTTGCAAAAGAGCTCATAAGGTATTCATTTGTCAAGGCAAAAGAACTAGGGCATAAAAAGGTTTCATTAATAGTAGATACAAATAAGCCAAAAGTTCGTAAATTTTACGAGAGTTTGGGTTTTAAATTTAATGTCAAGAAAATTGTAAATTTACATGAATACGACCATATGATAAAGGAGATAATATGA
- the pheT gene encoding phenylalanine--tRNA ligase subunit beta: MIISKHWLNEWIDLSDVSGETLSKTLNSIGLEVDSYKEINLPKSIVVGYIKSREKHPDADKLSICQVDVGGETLQIVCGAKNVEAGQFVPVALIGTTMPNGLEIKKAKLRGIESSGMICSSSELGLPKVNDGILPLDESIGKLKLGTSLSEFEIFKDTIIEVDVTANRGDCQNLHGIAREICAALDLNMKDSHEDDESENLLGIGRIASVRAEDKVNGSFLYKAFELKEGLYESLITRMRLALIECQKTNLVERLLEYATFCTGVLFRAYDHAKLVSEGEKAVFDIKNGKNGECVVYCGDKNLGIAGIYQSDVARVDEKSKVIIVEASYVKPDVVSKAIFENKNLPKGDQIYRSSRGSEPNLAYGADYLFKRLANFKDTLNLFAGSQQSLLNTEPITLSISLFEIKNMIGQDIARNDVVKILKKLGFEIAVNVEQESFNVKVPLFRHDIVNSHDVCEEIVRMVGIDNIASKPLNFSEKNRLNKTYFDYKNALNLRRRAADNGFFESVHYVFDSEDELSELNFKPCKVKILNPINNELNTLRPTLVNHLLSSSEKNIKNSKRSVRLFELGEIFDENANQGLNLGFVVSGLLKEPTLINGAKGEEANFYAFASMVQNVIGKFELKPCQGISYLSPYEQAHIYQNGENIGYIGRVDARVEAKRDLPRTYVCEIDFAKLKFEPILAVPYSKFQSTTRDLSLIVPENFEAGQIYECIRGLNLKELKEFLPVDIYKDAKLNGSISLSLKFTFQDMEKTLEDDDINALMDKILGELKDKLNIGIR, translated from the coding sequence ATGATAATTTCAAAGCATTGGTTAAACGAGTGGATCGACCTTAGCGACGTTAGCGGCGAGACACTTTCAAAGACATTAAATTCTATCGGGCTAGAGGTTGATAGCTATAAAGAGATAAATTTACCAAAGAGTATTGTGGTTGGCTACATAAAAAGTAGAGAGAAGCACCCAGATGCCGATAAACTAAGCATTTGTCAAGTGGATGTTGGCGGAGAGACGCTTCAGATCGTGTGTGGGGCTAAAAATGTTGAAGCTGGCCAGTTTGTGCCAGTTGCACTTATTGGCACGACTATGCCAAATGGTCTTGAGATAAAAAAAGCAAAGCTAAGAGGTATCGAGTCAAGTGGCATGATCTGCTCTTCAAGTGAGCTGGGACTTCCAAAGGTAAACGATGGAATTTTGCCACTTGATGAGAGCATCGGCAAGCTAAAACTTGGTACAAGTCTTAGCGAATTTGAGATATTTAAAGATACGATAATCGAAGTTGATGTCACAGCAAACAGAGGCGATTGCCAAAATTTACATGGCATCGCAAGAGAAATTTGTGCAGCGCTTGATTTAAATATGAAAGATAGTCACGAAGACGATGAGAGCGAAAATTTACTAGGTATTGGCAGAATAGCTTCTGTGCGAGCAGAGGATAAAGTAAATGGGTCATTTTTGTATAAGGCTTTTGAGCTAAAAGAGGGACTATATGAAAGTTTAATAACTCGCATGCGTCTAGCATTAATAGAGTGCCAAAAGACAAATTTAGTTGAGAGACTGCTTGAATACGCGACATTTTGCACGGGTGTTTTATTTAGGGCTTATGATCACGCTAAACTTGTAAGTGAAGGCGAAAAGGCTGTTTTTGATATAAAAAATGGCAAAAATGGCGAATGTGTCGTTTATTGCGGGGATAAAAATTTAGGCATTGCTGGAATTTACCAAAGTGATGTAGCAAGGGTAGATGAGAAGTCAAAAGTGATCATAGTAGAAGCTAGCTACGTAAAGCCAGATGTAGTTTCAAAAGCTATTTTTGAAAATAAAAATTTACCAAAGGGTGATCAAATTTATCGCTCAAGTCGTGGCAGTGAGCCAAATTTAGCTTATGGTGCGGATTATTTATTTAAAAGACTTGCTAATTTTAAAGATACTCTAAATCTCTTTGCTGGCTCACAGCAGTCGCTTTTAAATACCGAACCTATCACGCTTAGTATCTCTCTTTTTGAGATTAAAAATATGATCGGTCAAGATATTGCTAGAAATGATGTTGTTAAAATTTTAAAGAAACTTGGCTTTGAGATCGCGGTAAACGTTGAGCAAGAAAGCTTTAACGTAAAAGTACCGTTATTTCGCCATGATATAGTAAATTCTCACGATGTTTGCGAGGAGATCGTAAGGATGGTAGGCATAGACAATATCGCCTCAAAACCACTAAATTTCTCTGAGAAAAATAGGCTAAATAAGACATATTTTGACTATAAAAACGCCCTAAATTTAAGGCGTAGAGCAGCCGATAATGGCTTTTTTGAAAGCGTACACTATGTTTTTGATAGTGAGGACGAGCTTAGTGAGCTAAATTTTAAACCTTGCAAAGTCAAGATACTAAATCCTATAAACAACGAATTAAACACGCTTAGACCGACGCTTGTTAATCACCTTCTAAGCTCAAGCGAGAAAAATATCAAAAACTCGAAACGCTCAGTTAGACTTTTTGAGCTTGGAGAAATTTTTGATGAAAATGCAAATCAGGGCTTAAATTTAGGCTTTGTTGTGTCTGGCCTTTTAAAAGAGCCTACATTAATAAACGGCGCAAAAGGTGAGGAGGCAAATTTCTATGCATTTGCATCGATGGTGCAAAACGTCATAGGTAAATTTGAGCTAAAACCTTGCCAGGGTATCTCATATCTTAGCCCATACGAGCAAGCACACATCTATCAAAATGGCGAAAATATCGGCTATATCGGAAGAGTTGATGCAAGGGTTGAGGCAAAGAGAGATCTGCCAAGAACTTACGTCTGCGAGATTGATTTTGCGAAGCTTAAATTTGAGCCGATTTTGGCAGTGCCTTACTCTAAATTTCAAAGCACAACAAGGGATCTTAGTCTCATCGTGCCTGAAAATTTTGAGGCTGGACAAATTTATGAGTGCATAAGAGGGCTAAACCTAAAAGAGCTAAAAGAATTTTTACCAGTTGATATCTACAAAGATGCGAAACTAAATGGCTCGATCAGCCTTAGTTTGAAATTTACATTCCAAGATATGGAAAAAACGCTTGAGGATGATGATATAAACGCACTTATGGATAAAATTTTAGGTGAGCTAAAAGATAAACTAAATATCGGAATAAGATGA
- a CDS encoding oxidoreductase, producing the protein MKLGELYSVVAAALAANFSGILDVSSFMRIKKTNAWITQTNNEANKKGNELYAKFIKDESSAALCDDFVILKSKFEASYYFSSAKDDLAQFYKAINFQPKMGKVDSISNQLILIANILKSKASKESMKLLAAFSVSFFLPYAKQLSKDIQKDATSNFYKSMGYFLEDFCLVLETIIGKA; encoded by the coding sequence TTGAAACTTGGAGAACTTTATAGCGTTGTAGCGGCTGCGCTTGCTGCAAATTTTAGTGGCATTTTAGATGTTTCATCTTTTATGCGTATCAAAAAGACAAATGCGTGGATAACGCAGACAAATAACGAAGCAAATAAAAAAGGTAACGAGCTTTATGCCAAATTTATCAAAGATGAAAGTAGTGCTGCTTTATGTGACGATTTTGTCATTTTAAAGTCAAAATTTGAGGCAAGTTACTATTTTTCGTCTGCAAAAGATGATCTAGCTCAATTTTATAAAGCTATAAATTTTCAGCCAAAAATGGGTAAGGTTGATAGCATATCAAATCAGCTAATTTTAATAGCAAATATTTTAAAAAGTAAAGCATCTAAGGAGTCTATGAAGCTTCTTGCAGCTTTTAGTGTCTCATTTTTCTTGCCTTATGCTAAACAGCTTTCAAAAGATATACAAAAAGACGCAACTAGCAATTTTTATAAATCAATGGGATATTTTTTAGAGGATTTTTGCTTAGTTTTAGAAACTATTATTGGTAAGGCTTAG
- a CDS encoding heavy metal translocating P-type ATPase, with the protein MPLKVKLNIAGMSCVNCSNAIEKVSKKIDGVLEANVNFANASGEFVLKDASVREVLEQKIKKLGYFVATNIDEFEAKRDEHITAIRNKFIFAFLASMVIMALEMFVRPSVVVNLAILALGFLVLAFSGKDFFAHAIETVKNKNYDMNVLVALGSGSAFLYSLFVVIFSDFIPDDLKNVYVSGAAMIIAFVLLGKYLEERSKAKAGDYLKTLLKISPKTAFLVMPDGHSKEVNVNELKVGDIVIVKNGYNIPSDGVIVQGGAEIDASMLTGESLPVYKEVGDGVFAGTLNTNGYISVKVTKSSYESLLSQILNLLSDASSKKMPIGRLADKIANIFVPSVVAISVLTFLIWIIFSGNFAYAISSAICVLIISCPCALGLATPIAIVSSLARGAKAGILVKNPEVLELIKDAKFVAFDKTGTLSKGQISVKSSNLSEQDLALIASAENLSEHLISKAIVRYAKQKCIDLQKLNGKFQNVVGQGIIYEDENNQIIIGNEKLLLANEVSLNPDESSAIKEATNDGSGVILCAINKKFVGFLTLSDELKDEASDVINELTSLNLQSVILSGDDEKVVASIAKKLNVSKYHANMLPEDKFNEIKELASHGGVIFVGDGVNDSPSLKEASVGIAMNSGSDIAKGAGDIVLVKNDLHGVTGLVRLANATMANIKENLFWAFMYNAICIPVAAGVLYPVFGLLLSPVYGSMAMCLSSVTVVLNALRLRYLRLKD; encoded by the coding sequence ATGCCTTTAAAAGTCAAGCTAAATATAGCGGGAATGAGCTGCGTAAATTGCTCAAACGCTATCGAGAAAGTTTCTAAAAAGATAGATGGGGTGCTTGAAGCAAATGTAAATTTTGCAAATGCAAGCGGCGAATTTGTCCTAAAAGACGCTAGCGTGCGTGAAGTTTTAGAGCAAAAGATAAAGAAGCTTGGCTATTTTGTGGCGACAAATATTGATGAATTTGAAGCCAAAAGAGACGAGCATATAACTGCGATCAGAAATAAATTTATATTTGCATTTCTAGCGAGCATGGTCATCATGGCGCTTGAGATGTTTGTAAGGCCTAGCGTGGTTGTAAATTTAGCCATTTTAGCGCTTGGCTTTTTGGTGCTAGCTTTTAGTGGCAAAGACTTCTTTGCTCACGCCATAGAGACTGTTAAAAACAAAAACTACGATATGAACGTGCTTGTAGCTCTTGGAAGCGGCAGTGCATTTTTATACTCGCTTTTTGTTGTGATCTTTTCAGATTTCATCCCAGATGATCTAAAAAATGTCTATGTCTCGGGCGCAGCGATGATAATAGCCTTTGTTTTGCTTGGCAAGTATCTTGAAGAGCGCTCAAAGGCAAAGGCAGGCGACTACCTAAAGACGCTACTTAAAATTTCGCCAAAGACCGCCTTTTTGGTCATGCCAGATGGACATAGTAAAGAGGTAAATGTAAATGAGCTAAAAGTAGGCGACATCGTCATCGTAAAAAATGGCTACAACATTCCAAGTGATGGCGTGATAGTTCAAGGTGGCGCTGAGATAGATGCTTCTATGCTTACAGGAGAGAGCTTGCCAGTTTATAAAGAGGTGGGAGATGGCGTATTTGCCGGCACTCTAAACACAAATGGCTACATAAGCGTCAAGGTGACAAAGAGCTCTTACGAGAGCTTGCTATCTCAAATTTTAAACCTACTAAGCGACGCTAGCTCTAAAAAGATGCCTATCGGACGGCTGGCTGACAAGATAGCAAACATCTTTGTGCCAAGTGTCGTGGCGATCTCAGTTCTTACATTTTTAATATGGATAATTTTTAGTGGAAATTTCGCCTATGCGATCTCTAGCGCGATCTGCGTTTTAATAATCTCATGTCCATGCGCTCTTGGACTTGCTACGCCAATAGCAATAGTAAGCTCGCTTGCACGTGGTGCAAAAGCTGGAATTTTAGTAAAAAATCCAGAAGTTTTAGAGCTAATAAAAGATGCTAAATTCGTAGCATTTGACAAAACAGGCACACTTAGTAAAGGGCAAATCAGCGTCAAAAGCTCAAATTTAAGCGAGCAAGATTTAGCTCTTATCGCTTCTGCTGAAAATTTAAGTGAGCATCTCATCTCAAAAGCTATCGTTAGATATGCAAAGCAAAAATGTATAGATTTACAAAAGCTAAATGGAAAATTTCAAAATGTTGTCGGGCAAGGCATCATCTATGAGGATGAGAATAATCAGATAATAATCGGAAACGAAAAGCTGCTTTTGGCAAATGAAGTAAGTTTAAATCCGGATGAAAGTAGCGCTATAAAAGAGGCTACAAACGATGGAAGCGGCGTCATACTTTGTGCTATAAATAAAAAATTTGTTGGTTTTTTAACGCTTAGTGATGAGCTAAAAGACGAAGCGAGTGATGTTATAAATGAGCTTACAAGTCTAAATTTACAAAGTGTGATCCTCTCAGGCGATGATGAGAAAGTAGTTGCAAGCATCGCTAAGAAGCTAAATGTGAGTAAATATCACGCAAATATGTTGCCTGAAGATAAATTTAATGAGATAAAAGAGCTTGCAAGCCACGGTGGCGTTATCTTCGTCGGAGATGGCGTAAATGATTCACCATCGCTTAAAGAGGCAAGTGTTGGTATCGCTATGAACTCGGGCTCAGATATAGCAAAAGGTGCTGGAGATATCGTACTTGTTAAAAATGATTTGCATGGCGTAACTGGGCTAGTTAGACTAGCAAATGCTACTATGGCAAACATAAAAGAAAATTTATTTTGGGCGTTTATGTATAACGCGATTTGTATCCCAGTGGCTGCTGGTGTACTTTACCCGGTCTTTGGACTACTTTTAAGCCCAGTTTATGGTTCAATGGCGATGTGTCTTAGCTCCGTTACTGTCGTTTTAAACGCACTTAGACTTAGATATCTACGACTTAAGGATTAA